The Ailuropoda melanoleuca isolate Jingjing chromosome 4, ASM200744v2, whole genome shotgun sequence region GGCTGGAAAGACTCTCCCTCTCAGCAATAAAGCTGTTTGTCCTTATCATTTTGTGTCCACTGGAGTcccacttttcatttccttccggAACTTTGCCTTGGCATTCGCAGCTTGGCTAACTGTTTGGCCCAGGAGGCTCCACTCGCAGCCTGTCTCAGCTTtggacatgccttcctcactaagcttcaTCGTTTCTAGCTCCCTCCCGAGGACAGGGAGAAAGACGGGAACCACGGGCCAGCACAGGATTgacacaaaccttcaatttgtacaaaaaacaaacaaaaacgcaGCGTCTGCGGAGCGCAATGCAGCAAAGCGCGGTAACAGGAGACCTACCTGTACTGTACTTTCTTTGCACTCTGCTTCCTTGCAGTTCTCGGGGCTGGGTGGTTGGCCAGCTCCTATACACTGCCCTCCCCCACATCCAGCTTCCAGAGCTTCCAGCTAAGCTCCCCCTGTTCCCGATGCAACCCAGCATGCCACCTGAAGTGTTTAACAAGTCAAAAGGCCACACGGGGAGCTGAAGCTCAGCGGGAACCCAACAGCCCGCGGCTGCTATAGTCCCGCAAATGGGCTGCACCCCGCCATTGCTCTGATGGGGCCCTACTCCCCGGTggaaattattttacattgaaTTCCCACAAGATGCAGGTGTGGAAGCAATGAAGGGCTCCTCTCAGCGCCTGTGGCCGGTGGCCTGCGCACTGGGGACACTGATGCCTAAATGGACCAGATGCTGCCCCTTCCTTTCCGCCACGGTGTGACCTGGATGGACAGAGATGGGTGAAAATAGCACAGAAAAGCTTCACACCCATGTGCCCTGCAGATTGGGTGAACGCCAGGCTTTTCCTTTAGAAATTGGAACTAAATGATATCTCGAACTGCTCACAACTTGGGGCGAATTACATCATTGGGAGCACTGAGAACTTAGGTGGGGACTCCGGCTCAGGGACGCGCCTCTCCAGCGGCAGCCTTGGGGGCCTCCCAGGAACCACCTAATAACCACTCGTAGGGGTGACACAGGAGCCGGAATCGGGGGTTAATTCCCGTGTCACGGGGGGGCCAGGCAGAGACGCCACTTGCATTTCGGGCCCGCCTGAAACGTACTCACTCGCAGGGAGTCAGGAACCCCCAGGGCCCCCTGGCGACCCTGAACTTCCCCTCGGAAAACTTCCCggtcttcctcctcccactggtGGAGACACACCCAATTCCACCACCTGAGGACACCCAGGGCCAAGCACCGGGCTCAACACGCCtattttggggaaaaacaaagatgaaagcaAATTTCAAGTAAACTTGGCAATAAAGTATCAAACTCCTAGAGATGAGACCCAATGATGGTGTTGAGGATTTACCCGTTAAAGCAATcactttcggggtgcctgggtgactcagtcattaagcgtctgccttccactcaggtcatgatcccagggtcctggaatcaagccccccattgggctcccaccctagtggggagcctgcttctccctctgcctccgcccctccccactgctcctgtgtgcatgctctctctctccctctcacaaataaataaataaaatcctaaaaaaaaaaaaagcaatcactTTCCACCACTCCTCCAATCTGGAATCATCAACTGGACAGAACAattgatttgcctttttttttttttacgagtaaatctgatttttttttttaagaggcaaCTAAAGATAGAGACATAAGGGCTAGTTAACCAGTTGAACAAGACCCCGCCTTTTCCATCCCACTTTGTCCCAGGGCTTCAccgccctcacctcagcccggGAGAGGCTGTGCCTGGCAATGGGCGTGGGTCTCCGCCTCCGCGCCCACCTGTGCGCCCTCCCCACCGCCTGCCTggctgtggaggaaggagaggcccCCGCCCGGCTGGCTCCCTGGCTAAGGTCAAAGCATTCCTTAGGACCGGGCTCGGTGATGAGCCCCCAGTCTCCCAGACATCCTGGCTCCTGCTTCTCCTAAGACCTTCTGGGGAAAGCGTTATTTCTCATCTGGGATACTCTTCTTTCTAAATTCCCATTTTCACTTCAGGAAATGAATGTTTTCCTTTAGCAACGACCATGAAGGAAAGCCATGCTGACCTTTTCTCCCCCTAACTTGTTAGGAGCTCTGGGCCGCAGAAAGATGGAGCGCTTCTCCTGCAGGTATGAACTCCCCTTGAATGTGACTTCTGATGACTAGAGCTTGCCAGCTTCAGAAATAATGTCCTACACCTCTCTGTCGTGTGGCTTCATCTTGCACAACTTTAAAAAGAGCTACCAGCAGGGatgctgtttttttctgaaacatcCGGAACTTCACACTTAAGAGTTCTGTCCAGCTTTGCTGTTggcttttaacattttcatcGGGTTAATGGCGCGGCCTGGGAGATGACTAGCATTTTCCTCTCTTGGGTAAGAAAAGATCAATATTGACGACCTGATTAAAAATCTGCTTCTGAGAAGTTTAAAGACATAGATTCAGTATTTGCAAAACCGTGAAAAGTcatgggggggggttgttttaacctgaaaatcttttaaatgacTGGTTTAAATGAAATCGTTTGTAGAATGTGATTTCATTGATTAAACAGAATGTCATGcagtcttttttaaattcttacatgAAATCTAAGTGCAGGAGAAGACGTGTTCTGTGAAATCAAAGCTAAAAGATTTACTCCTACTTAAAATTATGTGTCTAGGGGAACAGAGCCTAAGAAGTCATGATACATATTGAAAAGAATTGGCTTTTAGGTGATTTTTATTCTCATCCTTTTTCTTGATGTTCTTACATGAattagccatttaaaaagaaaggaaagagagagaaaggtagggCTCTAGGATTTCTCCCTGGTGGTCTGTGGTCTTGTCCTTGGGCTGGGAGGAACCGGTGTTAACTCGGAAGAACCAGGTGTTAACTCTTAACTCTAAGGGTTTTATTTGCCATGTTTTGCTAACGGGCGTCTGATTTCGTCTTCCCAGTGTGGTTTTGATCATGGCCATTTCCAAAGCATTTGAACCGGAATTCGTTGCTGGTGAGAgactttttgttattttgatcAGCAGCAATTTTCACAGGGCCCGAAATCCTGAATCCACCAGTTGATTTTTGTCATTAAGGGTTGGGCCACCGTGAACTTGCGAGGAGAGAGACGCCCTTGAGAGATGACAGCATTCTGTCTCAGGAGGAGCCTGCAATCCGTCACCGGCCTTCCCAGTTTGTGCCATCCTTAGGAATCCAGGACAGTAAGACCCACCTGCCTTAGATCTTCCGTGTGCTGTCACCATCCTGGtccttcctgtttcctctctccctgatgTTTTTCTCCTGGGTTGGCAAGCTGATTCTGGAGCTGGGCAGATGGTTGGACTGGGcttggttctggaggccagaccGGCAGTGTGTACTTGACCTCCCCGGGACGCAGGCAGTTTCCCTCCGGATTCCCGGGGCTCTGGGAACCGCCCCAGAGCCTGCGCATGAAAAAGCTTTCTCTGCTCAGAGGCTCAGGGAGCAGAGCCACCCTAAAAAGCAAGAGTGCTGTTCCATGCGGTTCACAAGAGTTAGACATCTCGGTGCACTGGGGAGCCCAAGACCTAAGCACTGTATTCACCTTTGCTCCCAGGAGCTTAGCTTTTCCGTCCCCCCACCCTCTCAGCCACCTCTCTTCACGTTTCAGGTAAGGAGTTAAACAGAACGTGCTGTCTGAATGGGGGCACCTGTATGCTGGGGTCCTTCTGTGCCTGCCCCCCCTCCTTCTATGGCCGCAACTGTGAGCACGATTCCCGCAAAGAGTAAGTCATcaaagggggaggggtgggcggagaggaaaagaggcaggAGTTGGAATCCGGATGCACtgccttctctgctccttctccccaggAGCTGTGGCTCTGTGCCCCATGACACCTGGCTGCCCAGGAGATGTTCCATGTGTAAGTGCTGGCGAGGCCAACTCCACTGCTTTCGGCAGACGTTCCTCCCGGGCTGCGGTAAGCCCTAGTCCCCTCTTTTGTCCTCTCAAGTTCCTTAGTTGCCTGTGGCCGCTTGGTGAGGGGGGTCTCTCCTCTCACCCCACGGCTTGCTAGATCCTGGCAGCTGAAGGGCTGCTTGTAAAAGCATCGAGGGTTCCAGCCGGGGTGGTCACGCTGGCGTCCCTCGTATTTACTGCCTCAGAAATGTCACCGTCCAGCTGGAGAGTGATGTCAAGGCTATTTGACATGTTCTAGTGTGAACTTCTACCAGGAGGTGGTCTTGGGTGTTCCCTTCCTTTGGGCAGGGAGACCCAGACAAGTTCCCAGCGGACAACTCCCAACTTCTGCCCTTAAATTCCACCAGAGGCTCAACCCCCCTCTCGTGCCTCAGGAACTCCCCCATGGATCCTCAAGGGATCTCAGTCCTG contains the following coding sequences:
- the TDGF1 gene encoding teratocarcinoma-derived growth factor 1, whose amino-acid sequence is MDQMLPLPFRHAFSSLGVVLIMAISKAFEPEFVAGLGHRELARRETPLRDDSILSQEEPAIRHRPSQFVPSLGIQDSKELNRTCCLNGGTCMLGSFCACPPSFYGRNCEHDSRKESCGSVPHDTWLPRRCSMCKCWRGQLHCFRQTFLPGCDGHVMDEHFLVSRTPELTPASGTTLSLAGICLALQSYC